A window of Sulfurimonas gotlandica GD1 contains these coding sequences:
- a CDS encoding putative glycoside hydrolase, which produces MKKLLALSALLQTLLFASFEGIIIDKNTLIPIDKAIISDSAKSVKSDENGSFSIKSEEKYYHVKAYGYRPYTFSSDANITTISVEPIKVKALYLTFWGANIYSKTTARILDIIENTEINTIVVDVKNEYGSTSFKTSFKQANDYGAYKDRTIGDIENFMEVMKSKNIYMVARLAVFKDELQASNNEDYAIKKEDGTIWRNHDDMAWVDPFDERSHKYTIAIAQEAAKVGFDEINFDYIRFPAKAGLKLKKESTQENRTKAIESFLYSAKNRLRKYGVFISVDTYGNICWEKGDIGIGQTIESLSKHSDYISPMLYPSGFASGSFYFEHPAEHPYEVIRRSIKNIEPIIDSKRVRPWLQYFKDYAHTKKHYEKFEVNEQIRASDDTNTSGWMLWSPSSRYHEEYFEPSKK; this is translated from the coding sequence TTGAAAAAACTTTTAGCTTTATCCGCTCTACTACAAACACTACTTTTTGCCTCATTTGAAGGCATAATAATTGACAAAAACACTCTAATACCTATAGACAAAGCGATAATAAGCGACTCTGCAAAAAGTGTTAAATCAGATGAAAATGGTTCTTTCTCTATCAAAAGTGAAGAAAAATACTATCATGTAAAAGCTTATGGCTATAGACCTTATACATTTTCATCAGATGCTAATATCACAACTATTAGCGTAGAACCAATAAAAGTAAAAGCACTATACCTTACTTTCTGGGGTGCAAACATATACTCTAAAACTACTGCAAGAATTTTAGATATCATTGAAAACACAGAGATAAATACTATTGTTGTTGATGTAAAAAATGAGTATGGGTCAACTTCATTTAAAACCTCATTTAAGCAAGCAAACGATTATGGTGCTTATAAAGATAGAACAATTGGTGATATAGAAAACTTTATGGAAGTTATGAAGTCTAAAAATATCTATATGGTTGCAAGATTGGCTGTGTTTAAAGATGAGCTTCAGGCTTCAAACAACGAAGATTATGCGATTAAAAAAGAGGATGGTACTATCTGGAGAAATCACGATGATATGGCATGGGTGGATCCTTTTGATGAAAGAAGCCACAAGTACACAATTGCTATCGCCCAAGAAGCTGCAAAAGTCGGGTTTGATGAGATTAACTTTGACTACATAAGGTTTCCTGCAAAGGCAGGATTAAAACTAAAAAAAGAGAGTACTCAAGAAAACCGCACAAAAGCGATAGAGAGCTTTTTATACTCAGCAAAAAACAGACTTAGAAAGTATGGAGTGTTTATCTCAGTAGATACTTATGGAAATATTTGTTGGGAAAAAGGTGACATAGGTATCGGACAGACCATAGAGTCTCTTTCAAAGCACAGCGACTATATTTCGCCGATGCTTTATCCTTCTGGATTTGCCAGCGGTTCATTTTACTTTGAACATCCAGCAGAACATCCTTATGAAGTTATACGCAGAAGTATTAAGAACATAGAACCAATCATAGATTCCAAACGTGTAAGACCTTGGTTGCAGTACTTTAAAGATTATGCACATACAAAAAAACATTATGAAAAGTTTGAAGTAAATGAGCAGATAAGGGCATCTGATGACACTAACACAAGTGGATGGATGCTATGGTCACCTTCGAGCAGGTATCATGAAGAGTATTTTGAGCCTTCTAAAAAGTAA
- a CDS encoding M48 family metallopeptidase, with amino-acid sequence MIQLTTSEISFKDLNIIHICKPSLKNSYISIREDLKVVLKTSKVSRSYIEKLLIEKEGWIRKQLFKREQNPPIQINLEDEVLLFGEVYSVDADESTELRNLLHRLRKPNQKNILRCYDDFYKIFGKSHLGSRLEYYSQIMDLNYKEMKLKKMRSRWGSCSSDRVITFNTQLIKLEKEQIDYVVVHELAHLVHMNHSKDFHNLVKNYFPDAMRVRKEIRSRQNFTF; translated from the coding sequence GTGATCCAATTGACTACGAGTGAAATAAGCTTTAAAGATTTGAACATTATTCATATCTGCAAGCCAAGTTTAAAAAACAGCTATATAAGTATAAGAGAAGACTTGAAAGTAGTCTTGAAAACATCAAAGGTCTCTCGTAGCTACATAGAAAAGCTACTTATAGAAAAAGAGGGCTGGATAAGAAAACAGCTCTTTAAAAGAGAACAAAATCCTCCGATTCAAATCAACCTAGAAGATGAAGTCCTACTTTTTGGAGAAGTATATAGCGTAGATGCTGATGAATCTACAGAATTACGCAATTTACTGCATAGACTAAGAAAGCCAAATCAAAAAAATATACTCAGATGCTACGATGATTTTTATAAAATCTTTGGAAAATCGCATCTAGGCTCACGACTAGAATATTACTCACAAATTATGGATTTAAACTACAAAGAGATGAAGCTTAAAAAGATGAGAAGCAGATGGGGAAGTTGCAGTTCAGATAGAGTTATTACTTTTAATACTCAGCTTATAAAGCTCGAAAAAGAGCAGATAGACTATGTTGTGGTTCATGAGTTGGCTCACTTAGTTCATATGAACCACTCAAAAGATTTTCATAATTTAGTAAAAAACTACTTCCCAGATGCTATGAGAGTCAGAAAAGAGATAAGAAGTAGACAAAACTTTACTTTTTAG
- the queC gene encoding 7-cyano-7-deazaguanine synthase QueC has translation MNEQNKKALCVMSGGMDSTLSAYMMKNSGYEIIALHFNYNQRTQKKELECFHKICEDLDVKEKYILDLDFFAQIGASALTDKSIEVPIGGIEEGVPVTYVPFRNGIFLSMAAAVAEKEGANVISIGVVEEDSSGYPDCRESYINSMEQSINLGTKDETNIEIKMPLVHLKKSQIVQKSLELNVPLSLTWSCYKNEDKACGVCDSCRLRLNGFKLAGVSDPIDYE, from the coding sequence ATGAATGAACAAAACAAAAAAGCATTATGTGTTATGAGCGGAGGTATGGACTCAACTCTTAGTGCATATATGATGAAAAATAGTGGTTATGAGATAATAGCTCTGCATTTTAATTACAATCAAAGAACGCAAAAAAAAGAGCTTGAATGCTTTCATAAAATATGTGAAGATTTAGATGTAAAAGAGAAGTACATTTTAGATTTGGATTTTTTTGCTCAAATAGGAGCTTCTGCATTAACGGATAAAAGTATAGAAGTCCCAATTGGCGGCATAGAAGAGGGTGTTCCTGTAACTTATGTACCTTTTAGAAATGGTATATTTTTAAGTATGGCTGCAGCTGTAGCTGAAAAAGAGGGTGCCAATGTTATTAGCATCGGTGTAGTTGAAGAGGACAGCAGCGGTTATCCTGATTGTAGAGAATCATACATAAATAGTATGGAGCAGTCTATAAACCTAGGTACCAAAGATGAGACAAATATAGAGATTAAAATGCCTTTGGTGCATCTAAAAAAATCTCAGATAGTTCAAAAATCACTGGAATTAAATGTTCCTCTTTCTCTTACATGGAGTTGCTACAAGAACGAAGACAAAGCTTGTGGAGTCTGTGACAGCTGTAGACTTAGACTAAACGGTTTTAAACTAGCTGGAGTTAGTGATCCAATTGACTACGAGTGA
- the ybeY gene encoding rRNA maturation RNase YbeY, with protein sequence MIELDNRTSLNVDEAFLNKIASIFTDKEIELIITSKDEIKEINKEHRNIDAPTDVLSFPYVEMPMSPLGSIVISSAHVEELSRELGHTQDDELALLFIHGLLHLLGFDHEVDTGEMREEEARLIKEFDLPKSLIIRTQG encoded by the coding sequence ATGATTGAACTAGATAACAGAACCTCTCTTAATGTAGATGAAGCATTTTTAAATAAAATAGCATCAATATTCACAGATAAAGAGATAGAACTTATAATAACAAGTAAAGATGAGATAAAAGAGATCAACAAAGAGCACAGAAATATAGACGCTCCAACTGATGTCTTGAGTTTTCCTTATGTAGAGATGCCGATGAGCCCGTTGGGAAGTATAGTTATATCCTCTGCGCACGTTGAAGAACTCTCAAGAGAATTAGGTCACACACAAGACGACGAGCTTGCCCTACTCTTTATACACGGTCTTTTGCATCTACTTGGATTTGACCATGAAGTAGATACCGGAGAAATGAGAGAAGAAGAGGCAAGACTCATAAAAGAGTTTGACTTACCAAAAAGTTTAATAATAAGAACGCAAGGATAA